From a region of the Rhodococcus sp. 4CII genome:
- a CDS encoding GlxA family transcriptional regulator codes for MVERHRVVVLALDGVIPFELGIPSRVFGRAHDVDGHLLYDVLTCTADGGPVRTDADFSVAVDHGPELLATADTVVIPATYELGPAYDEGRLPPNLEAALALVRPGARYVSICTGSYVLAAAGLLDGLRATTHWRNTEHFQRTYPQVRVDPDVLFVDEGDILTSAGVAAGLDLCLHIVRRDHGSDVANRVARRCVVPPWRDGGQAQYIERPIPETTSESTAATREWALQRLGEPLSLNRLAGHANMSVRTFTRRFGEEVGTTPNRWLITRRVDRARQLLETTDLSVDAVAREVGFGTGTSLRQHMGAVLGVPPSAYRRTFRGHAVRAV; via the coding sequence ATGGTGGAACGTCATCGGGTGGTCGTGCTCGCGCTGGACGGGGTGATCCCGTTCGAGCTCGGCATCCCGTCGCGCGTGTTCGGCCGCGCCCACGACGTCGACGGACACCTGCTCTACGACGTGCTGACGTGCACCGCGGACGGCGGGCCGGTGCGTACCGACGCCGACTTCTCGGTGGCCGTCGACCACGGGCCCGAACTCCTGGCCACCGCCGACACCGTGGTGATCCCCGCGACGTACGAACTGGGCCCGGCCTACGACGAGGGCCGTCTGCCCCCGAACCTGGAGGCCGCGCTCGCACTCGTCCGGCCGGGCGCCCGGTACGTCTCCATCTGCACCGGCTCCTACGTCCTCGCCGCGGCGGGGCTCCTCGACGGGCTGCGCGCCACCACCCACTGGCGCAACACCGAGCACTTCCAGCGCACGTATCCGCAGGTGCGGGTCGACCCCGACGTGCTGTTCGTCGACGAAGGGGACATCCTCACGTCGGCCGGAGTCGCCGCCGGTCTCGACCTCTGCCTGCACATCGTGCGCCGCGACCACGGGTCGGACGTCGCAAACCGGGTCGCGCGCCGGTGCGTCGTCCCGCCGTGGCGCGACGGTGGGCAGGCCCAGTACATCGAGCGGCCGATCCCCGAGACCACGTCGGAGTCGACCGCGGCGACCCGGGAGTGGGCGTTGCAGCGCCTGGGTGAACCGCTGTCGCTGAACCGGCTGGCCGGGCACGCGAACATGAGCGTGCGGACGTTCACCCGGCGCTTCGGTGAGGAGGTGGGCACCACCCCCAACCGCTGGCTGATCACCCGTCGCGTCGACCGCGCCCGGCAACTGCTCGAGACGACGGACCTGTCCGTCGACGCCGTCGCGCGTGAGGTCGGGTTCGGAACCGGCACGTCCCTGCGGCAGCACATGGGCGCGGTGCTGGGCGTTCCCCCGTCGGCGTATCGCAGGACGTTTCGGGGCCACGCGGTTCGGGCGGTCTGA
- a CDS encoding acyl-CoA carboxylase subunit beta produces MTVTDSAVTPDIHTTAGKLADLRNRQAQAQHPSGEAAVEKVHAKGKLTARERITALLDDGSFVELDALARHRSVNFGLADNRPVGDGVVTGYGTVDGRDVCVFSQDATVFGGSLGEIYGEKIVKVMDLALKTGRPLIGINEGAGARIQEGVVSLGLYGEIFHRNVQASGVIPQISLIMGPAAGGHVYSPALTDFVVMVDQTSQMFVTGPDVIKTVTGEDVTMEDLGGAHTHMVKSGVAHYVASGEQDALDYVKDLLSYLPSNNQAAAPRMIPTDPITGALEDSLTAEDLELDTLIPDSANQPYDMHEVIRRILDDDEFLEVQAERAGNIVVGFGRVDGRSVGIVANQPTVFAGCLDIDASEKAARFVRTCDAFNVPIITLVDVPGFLPGTDQEYNGIIRRGAKLLYAYGEATVGKITVITRKAYGGAYDVMGSKHMGADVNLAWPTAQIAVMGASGAVGFVYRKQLLEAARNGDDVDALRLQLQQEYEDTLVNPYVAAERGYVDAVIPPSHTRGQIVAALRLLERKMVTLPPKKHGNIPL; encoded by the coding sequence ATGACAGTCACAGATTCGGCGGTCACGCCCGATATTCACACGACGGCGGGAAAGCTCGCCGACCTGCGTAATCGTCAGGCCCAGGCGCAGCACCCGAGCGGTGAAGCCGCGGTCGAGAAGGTGCACGCCAAGGGCAAGCTCACCGCCCGCGAACGCATCACCGCCCTGCTCGACGACGGCTCGTTCGTCGAACTCGACGCCCTCGCCCGGCACCGCAGCGTGAACTTCGGCCTCGCCGACAACCGCCCCGTCGGCGACGGCGTCGTCACCGGCTACGGCACCGTCGACGGCCGCGACGTGTGCGTGTTCTCCCAGGACGCCACCGTCTTCGGCGGCTCCCTCGGCGAAATCTACGGCGAAAAAATCGTCAAGGTCATGGACCTCGCCCTCAAGACCGGCCGCCCCCTGATCGGCATCAACGAAGGCGCCGGCGCCCGCATCCAGGAAGGCGTCGTCTCCCTCGGGTTGTACGGCGAAATCTTCCACCGCAACGTCCAAGCCTCCGGCGTCATCCCGCAGATCTCGCTGATCATGGGCCCCGCCGCCGGCGGCCACGTGTACTCCCCCGCCCTGACCGACTTCGTCGTCATGGTCGACCAGACCTCCCAGATGTTCGTCACCGGCCCCGACGTGATCAAGACCGTCACCGGCGAAGACGTCACCATGGAAGATCTCGGCGGCGCCCACACCCACATGGTCAAGTCCGGCGTCGCCCACTACGTCGCCTCCGGCGAACAGGACGCCCTGGACTACGTCAAGGACCTGCTGTCCTACCTGCCGTCCAACAACCAGGCCGCCGCCCCCCGGATGATCCCCACCGACCCGATCACCGGAGCCCTCGAAGACTCGCTCACCGCCGAGGACCTCGAACTCGACACCCTCATCCCGGACTCGGCGAACCAGCCCTACGACATGCACGAGGTCATCCGCCGCATCCTCGACGACGACGAATTCCTCGAGGTCCAGGCCGAACGCGCCGGCAACATCGTCGTCGGCTTCGGCCGCGTCGACGGCCGCTCCGTCGGCATCGTCGCCAACCAGCCCACCGTCTTCGCCGGCTGCCTCGACATCGACGCCTCCGAAAAGGCGGCCCGGTTCGTGCGCACCTGCGACGCGTTCAACGTCCCCATCATCACCCTCGTCGACGTCCCCGGATTCCTGCCCGGCACCGACCAGGAATACAACGGCATCATCCGCCGCGGCGCGAAACTGCTCTACGCCTACGGCGAGGCCACCGTCGGGAAGATCACCGTCATCACCCGCAAGGCCTACGGCGGCGCCTACGACGTGATGGGCTCCAAGCACATGGGCGCCGACGTCAACCTGGCCTGGCCCACCGCCCAGATCGCCGTGATGGGCGCCTCCGGCGCCGTCGGGTTCGTCTACCGCAAACAACTGCTCGAGGCCGCCCGCAACGGTGACGACGTCGACGCCCTGCGCCTGCAACTGCAACAGGAATACGAAGACACCCTCGTCAACCCGTACGTCGCCGCCGAACGCGGCTACGTCGACGCCGTCATCCCCCCGTCCCACACCCGCGGACAGATCGTGGCCGCCCTGCGCCTGCTCGAACGCAAAATGGTCACCCTCCCGCCCAAGAAGCACGGGAACATCCCGCTATGA
- a CDS encoding long-chain fatty acid--CoA ligase has protein sequence MAAQRASDEVIDRSKIENRAPSVAALFVDRVAHSPNREAFRYVDAQDPNKWVSVTWSEAGDRVRNLAAGLIVLGVQPEQRVALASATRYEWVLADLAVMCAGAATTTVYPTTTAADVAYIVANSGSRVVFAEDEKQLAKLRENRGELGDVEKVVLIDGAPGDGDDWVITFQQLHDLGEELLAETPDAVHDRIEAIAPDDLATLIYTSGTTGKPKGVRLSHSAWTYEAAAIDAIGILDADDLQYLWLPLSHVFGKVLLTLPLQIGFATAVDGRVDKIVENLAVVKPTFMGAAPRIFEKAYARILSTVREEGGPKEKIFDWAIGVGLRVSKAKQAGKSPSLLDSVQHAVADRLVYSTIRERFGGRLKFFISGSAALNRDVAQWFDAVGIVVLEGYGLSETSAASFVNRPSAYQFGSVGWPIPGTESRIADDGEILIKGPGVMSGYHENPDATSEALTDDGWFHTGDIGEIDDKGYLRITDRKKDMFKTSNGKYVAPSALAATFKGICPYVGEIIVDGEGKSYCVALISLDAESIGEWAQQHDLGGKSLAEIANAQETRNLIGGYVEELNSGLNRWEQIKKFRILERELTVENGEITPSMKLKRKVVMTNFSAELENLYN, from the coding sequence ATGGCAGCTCAGCGCGCGTCGGACGAGGTCATTGACCGTTCCAAGATCGAGAATCGGGCTCCGTCGGTAGCCGCATTGTTCGTGGATCGGGTGGCGCACTCCCCCAATCGCGAAGCATTCCGGTACGTCGACGCGCAGGACCCGAACAAGTGGGTCAGCGTCACCTGGTCCGAGGCGGGGGACCGGGTGCGCAATCTCGCGGCCGGTCTCATCGTCCTCGGGGTGCAGCCCGAGCAACGCGTGGCGCTGGCCTCCGCCACCCGCTACGAATGGGTGCTCGCCGATCTGGCGGTGATGTGCGCGGGTGCCGCGACCACCACGGTGTACCCCACCACGACGGCAGCCGACGTCGCGTATATCGTCGCCAACTCCGGCAGCCGGGTCGTCTTCGCCGAGGACGAGAAGCAACTCGCCAAGCTCCGCGAGAACCGCGGCGAACTCGGCGACGTGGAGAAGGTCGTCCTCATCGACGGCGCCCCCGGAGACGGCGACGACTGGGTGATCACGTTCCAGCAGCTGCACGACCTCGGCGAAGAACTGCTTGCCGAGACACCCGACGCCGTGCACGACCGGATCGAGGCGATCGCCCCCGACGACCTCGCCACCCTGATCTACACGTCCGGCACCACCGGCAAGCCCAAGGGCGTGCGATTGTCGCACTCCGCGTGGACGTACGAGGCCGCCGCGATCGACGCCATTGGCATCCTCGACGCCGACGACCTGCAATACCTGTGGCTTCCGCTGTCGCACGTGTTCGGGAAGGTCCTGCTCACGCTGCCGCTGCAGATCGGTTTCGCGACGGCGGTCGACGGTCGCGTCGACAAGATCGTCGAGAACCTCGCGGTGGTCAAACCCACCTTCATGGGCGCTGCCCCCCGAATCTTCGAGAAGGCGTACGCCCGCATCCTGTCCACCGTGCGGGAGGAGGGCGGACCGAAGGAGAAGATCTTCGACTGGGCCATCGGGGTGGGGCTGCGGGTGTCGAAGGCCAAACAGGCCGGCAAGAGCCCGTCGCTGCTCGACTCGGTCCAGCACGCCGTCGCGGATCGGTTGGTGTACAGCACGATTCGCGAGCGTTTCGGGGGACGCCTGAAGTTCTTCATCTCCGGTTCCGCGGCCCTCAATCGTGATGTCGCGCAATGGTTCGACGCCGTGGGAATCGTCGTCCTCGAGGGCTACGGATTGTCCGAGACCAGCGCCGCGTCCTTCGTCAACCGCCCGTCGGCATACCAGTTCGGCAGCGTCGGCTGGCCCATCCCCGGCACCGAGTCGCGGATCGCCGACGACGGCGAAATCCTCATCAAGGGCCCGGGTGTCATGAGCGGGTACCACGAGAATCCCGACGCCACCTCCGAGGCACTCACCGACGACGGCTGGTTCCACACCGGCGACATCGGTGAGATCGACGACAAGGGCTACCTGCGGATCACCGACCGCAAAAAGGACATGTTCAAGACGTCCAATGGCAAATACGTCGCGCCGTCCGCACTGGCCGCCACGTTCAAGGGCATCTGCCCGTACGTCGGCGAGATCATCGTCGACGGCGAAGGCAAGTCGTACTGCGTCGCTCTCATCTCCCTGGACGCCGAATCCATCGGCGAATGGGCGCAGCAACACGACCTGGGCGGCAAGTCGCTAGCCGAGATCGCGAACGCGCAGGAGACCCGCAACCTCATCGGCGGGTATGTCGAGGAACTCAACTCCGGCCTGAACCGGTGGGAGCAGATCAAGAAGTTCCGCATCCTCGAACGGGAACTCACCGTCGAGAACGGCGAGATCACCCCGAGCATGAAACTCAAGCGCAAGGTCGTGATGACCAACTTCTCCGCCGAACTCGAGAACCTCTACAACTGA
- a CDS encoding SulP family inorganic anion transporter, producing the protein MPWTGSLARLPGIATARSYRREWLRPDITAGLVLTALLIPAGMGYAEAAGLPAYAGLYATIVPLLAYAVVGPSKILVLGPDSSLAPLIAAAVLPLAVVDDPESALALAGILAVLMGAILVIGGFLHLGFVTELLSKPIRLGYLNAIALIVVVGQLPKLLGFSVDASGLIGEIRGIVRSVFAGDIDGLAAAVGLGSLAVIVAFRLWLPKIPGVLVAVVGAIILSAAAGLDDDIGMVGALPKGLPLPSFGGVDWNNVAQLIGPAAGIALIAFADTGVLSRTFAARHGENVNGSTEMKAIGVANIAGGLFGGFPISASGSRTPVAEQAGARTQLAGVVGALAVLVFVLVAPGVTAYLPDATLGAVVIVAATALVDVDGMVRMWRMSSVEFGLAAAAFLGVALVGVLQGILVAIGLSFVAVVAHAWQPYRTELVRTTDRPGFHDIERHPDGHRIPGLVLVRFDAPLFFANGEIFDEYVRSVVASAPDPVEWVIVAAEPITGLDTTAVDELVDLDIYLESNGIRLAFAEMKGPIKDQLIRFGVGDRFDSTHFYPTIDAAVDAFHSRADHHGD; encoded by the coding sequence ATGCCCTGGACCGGTAGTCTCGCGCGGTTGCCGGGCATCGCGACGGCCCGGTCGTACCGGCGGGAGTGGCTGCGACCCGACATCACCGCCGGACTCGTCCTCACCGCCCTGCTCATCCCCGCCGGGATGGGCTACGCGGAAGCAGCGGGGTTGCCCGCCTACGCCGGCCTCTACGCCACCATCGTGCCGCTGCTCGCCTACGCCGTCGTGGGTCCGTCGAAAATCCTCGTCCTCGGACCGGATTCGTCGCTGGCTCCGCTGATCGCCGCGGCCGTGCTGCCGCTGGCCGTCGTCGATGATCCGGAGAGCGCACTCGCCCTCGCCGGCATCCTGGCCGTCCTGATGGGCGCGATCCTCGTGATCGGCGGATTCCTGCATCTCGGGTTCGTCACCGAACTGCTGTCGAAGCCCATCCGCCTGGGGTACCTCAACGCGATCGCCCTGATCGTGGTGGTGGGCCAACTCCCGAAACTGCTCGGCTTCTCCGTCGACGCGTCCGGGCTGATCGGGGAGATCCGCGGCATCGTGCGGTCCGTGTTCGCCGGTGACATCGACGGCCTCGCCGCGGCCGTCGGTCTCGGATCCCTCGCCGTCATCGTGGCGTTCCGCCTGTGGCTGCCGAAGATCCCCGGCGTCCTCGTCGCCGTCGTCGGAGCCATCATCCTGTCCGCGGCGGCCGGTCTCGACGACGACATCGGCATGGTCGGCGCGCTACCCAAGGGTTTGCCGTTGCCGTCGTTCGGCGGTGTCGACTGGAACAACGTGGCCCAGCTGATCGGTCCCGCCGCCGGCATCGCCCTGATCGCGTTCGCCGACACGGGTGTTCTCTCCCGCACGTTCGCGGCCCGGCACGGGGAGAACGTGAACGGCAGCACCGAGATGAAGGCCATCGGCGTCGCCAACATCGCGGGCGGACTGTTCGGCGGCTTCCCGATCTCGGCGAGTGGCTCGCGGACCCCGGTCGCCGAACAGGCCGGCGCCCGCACCCAACTGGCGGGTGTCGTCGGAGCACTCGCCGTGCTGGTCTTCGTTCTCGTCGCCCCCGGCGTCACCGCCTACCTGCCCGACGCGACATTGGGCGCCGTCGTGATCGTCGCGGCCACCGCTCTGGTCGACGTCGACGGGATGGTCCGGATGTGGCGGATGAGCTCCGTCGAATTCGGTCTCGCCGCAGCCGCGTTCCTGGGCGTCGCCCTGGTGGGGGTGCTGCAGGGCATCCTCGTCGCGATCGGGCTGTCCTTCGTCGCGGTCGTCGCGCACGCCTGGCAGCCGTACCGCACCGAACTCGTCCGGACGACGGATCGCCCCGGCTTCCACGACATCGAACGTCACCCGGACGGGCACCGCATCCCGGGACTGGTGCTGGTGCGCTTCGACGCTCCCCTCTTCTTCGCAAATGGCGAGATCTTCGACGAATACGTGCGCTCGGTGGTGGCGTCCGCGCCCGACCCGGTCGAGTGGGTGATCGTCGCCGCCGAACCGATCACCGGACTCGACACCACCGCCGTCGACGAACTCGTCGACCTCGACATCTATCTCGAAAGCAACGGCATCCGGTTGGCGTTCGCGGAGATGAAGGGTCCGATCAAGGACCAGCTCATCAGGTTCGGGGTGGGCGACAGGTTCGACTCGACGCACTTCTACCCGACCATCGACGCCGCCGTGGACGCATTCCACAGCCGGGCCGACCATCATGGCGACTGA
- a CDS encoding MFS transporter: MTSEIAPPAPSAQAAPPRLHYAWLVAAVAFLALVGAASFRAAPSILIDPLHEDFGWSRASISSAVSINLVLYGLTSPFAAALMERFGMRRVVTAALILVSAGSGLTVFMTATWQLVLLWGVLVGLGTGSMALAFVATVVDRWFVARRGLVTGILTAGSAAGQLVFLPILAMVAEHYDWQTVALTVSFAALAVVPLVLLFLRNRPSDVGTVPYGAGPDYMVEPPAPTGRGGAAGRAVAVLLSAARTRVFWLLAGTFAICGASTNGLVGTHFVPAAHDHGMPVTAAASLLAVIGIFDVVGTVASGWFTDRFDSRKLLGIYYLLRGISLMLLPILFADTVHPPMIAFIIFYGLDWVATVPPTVALCRKHFGDEAPIVFGWVLASHQIGAGLVAFLAGLVRDQFGGYDAAFYVAGGLCAIAAVMSLAIVANRAPVAT; this comes from the coding sequence GTGACGTCCGAGATCGCGCCTCCCGCACCCTCCGCCCAGGCGGCCCCACCCCGTCTGCACTACGCGTGGCTCGTCGCGGCCGTCGCGTTCCTCGCCCTCGTCGGAGCCGCCAGCTTCCGGGCGGCGCCGTCGATCCTGATCGACCCCCTGCACGAGGACTTCGGCTGGTCGCGGGCAAGCATTTCGTCGGCCGTGTCGATCAACCTGGTGCTGTACGGCTTGACCTCGCCGTTCGCCGCGGCACTGATGGAACGCTTCGGCATGCGGCGGGTGGTCACAGCGGCGCTGATCCTCGTGTCGGCCGGCAGCGGACTGACGGTCTTCATGACGGCCACCTGGCAACTGGTGCTGCTGTGGGGCGTGCTCGTCGGGCTCGGCACCGGTTCGATGGCGCTCGCCTTCGTGGCCACCGTCGTCGACCGCTGGTTCGTCGCGCGCCGCGGCCTCGTCACCGGCATCCTCACCGCGGGCAGCGCCGCCGGGCAGTTGGTGTTCCTGCCGATCCTCGCGATGGTCGCCGAGCACTACGACTGGCAGACGGTGGCACTGACCGTGTCGTTCGCGGCCCTCGCCGTCGTGCCGTTGGTCCTATTGTTCCTACGCAACCGTCCGTCGGACGTCGGGACGGTCCCGTACGGCGCCGGCCCCGACTACATGGTGGAACCACCCGCACCGACCGGCCGTGGCGGCGCCGCAGGCCGGGCCGTCGCGGTACTGCTCTCGGCGGCACGGACCCGGGTGTTCTGGTTGCTGGCCGGCACGTTCGCGATCTGCGGGGCCAGCACCAACGGGCTCGTCGGCACCCACTTCGTTCCCGCCGCACACGACCACGGCATGCCGGTGACGGCGGCGGCGAGCCTGCTCGCGGTGATCGGCATCTTCGACGTCGTCGGCACCGTCGCGTCCGGGTGGTTCACCGACCGGTTCGATTCACGCAAACTCCTCGGCATCTACTACCTGCTGCGCGGGATCTCCCTGATGCTGCTGCCGATCCTGTTCGCGGACACCGTGCATCCGCCGATGATCGCGTTCATCATCTTCTACGGACTCGACTGGGTGGCCACCGTTCCCCCGACGGTCGCGCTGTGCCGCAAGCACTTCGGCGACGAGGCCCCCATCGTGTTCGGCTGGGTGCTGGCGTCGCATCAGATCGGGGCCGGCCTGGTGGCATTCCTCGCCGGACTCGTCCGCGACCAGTTCGGCGGCTACGACGCCGCGTTCTATGTCGCGGGCGGGCTGTGCGCGATCGCCGCCGTGATGTCGCTGGCCATCGTCGCGAACCGCGCCCCCGTGGCCACGTGA
- a CDS encoding acyl-CoA carboxylase subunit epsilon yields MTAELVVDEVLDEIALDAGLAESPAAPAVTFTGNPSDTDIAAVLAVFAAIASSASAAETPAPDTDSWGTPALILRRQVAAAAVLVNAGY; encoded by the coding sequence ATGACCGCGGAGTTGGTCGTCGACGAGGTGCTCGACGAGATCGCGCTGGATGCCGGGCTCGCCGAGTCGCCGGCGGCACCGGCCGTGACGTTCACGGGCAACCCCAGCGACACGGACATCGCGGCGGTGCTCGCGGTGTTCGCCGCGATCGCCTCGTCGGCATCCGCGGCTGAAACGCCCGCGCCCGATACCGATTCGTGGGGAACGCCCGCACTCATTCTGCGTCGGCAAGTGGCCGCCGCTGCCGTCCTGGTCAACGCAGGCTACTGA
- a CDS encoding MerR family transcriptional regulator has translation MSEKHTVGVVATLVGVSVRTLHHYDEIGLVAPSDRTPGGYRSYSDADVERLHRVLTYRELGFPLGEIAALLDDPDVDALAHLRRQHALLSERIDRLHEMAAAVEKMMEARTMGIQLTPEEQNEIFGDNWPGEEYAAEAEERWGDTDAWKQSQRRTAKMNKEDWKRIKAEGDAFEASLARAMADGVEPGSERANALAEEHRAGIERFYDCDHAMQVNLAEMYLADDRFRRHYDDVAPGLAQYVRDVVVANAERQ, from the coding sequence GTGAGCGAGAAACACACGGTGGGCGTCGTCGCCACGCTGGTCGGAGTGAGTGTGCGCACCCTGCACCACTACGACGAAATCGGCCTGGTGGCACCGTCCGACCGCACACCCGGTGGATACCGCAGCTATTCGGATGCCGACGTGGAACGTCTGCACCGCGTGCTGACGTACCGCGAACTGGGGTTTCCCCTCGGGGAGATCGCAGCCCTCCTCGACGATCCGGACGTTGATGCCCTCGCGCATCTTCGACGTCAGCACGCGTTGCTGAGCGAACGGATCGATCGCCTACACGAGATGGCTGCCGCCGTGGAGAAGATGATGGAGGCGAGAACCATGGGCATTCAGCTCACCCCCGAAGAGCAGAACGAGATCTTCGGCGACAACTGGCCGGGCGAGGAGTACGCCGCCGAGGCCGAGGAGCGCTGGGGCGACACCGACGCGTGGAAGCAGTCGCAGCGGCGCACCGCGAAGATGAACAAGGAGGACTGGAAGCGAATCAAGGCCGAGGGAGACGCATTCGAGGCCTCACTCGCGCGGGCGATGGCCGACGGCGTCGAACCCGGATCCGAGCGGGCCAACGCTCTCGCCGAGGAACACCGCGCCGGCATCGAACGGTTCTACGACTGCGATCACGCGATGCAGGTGAACCTCGCAGAGATGTACCTCGCCGACGACCGCTTCCGCCGGCACTACGACGACGTCGCCCCCGGTCTGGCGCAGTACGTCCGGGACGTCGTCGTCGCGAACGCGGAGCGGCAGTAG
- a CDS encoding DUF5313 family protein — MSDSQRPSPSQYVGYLFGRTLPDSMQDWVRNDLVGPGASVRYVLRFMLPVVAVLALFLLIPGPIWIPLAMMALLLLPLLYFAVALMNIYRRHRLLSHGLDPDLVGEKAQRRADRTREDYERRHGRTEEQ, encoded by the coding sequence ATGTCCGATTCGCAGCGTCCCAGCCCCAGTCAGTACGTCGGGTATCTGTTCGGGCGCACCCTGCCGGATTCGATGCAGGACTGGGTCCGCAACGACCTCGTCGGCCCCGGCGCGTCCGTGCGGTACGTCCTCCGGTTCATGCTGCCGGTGGTCGCGGTGCTGGCGTTGTTCCTCCTCATCCCCGGTCCGATCTGGATTCCGCTGGCGATGATGGCTCTCCTTCTGCTCCCCCTGCTCTACTTTGCGGTCGCTCTGATGAACATCTACCGCCGGCACCGACTGCTCAGCCACGGCCTGGATCCGGACCTCGTCGGCGAGAAGGCGCAGCGCCGCGCCGACCGCACTCGCGAGGATTACGAGCGCCGCCACGGCCGCACCGAAGAGCAGTAG